One stretch of Nomascus leucogenys isolate Asia chromosome 7b, Asia_NLE_v1, whole genome shotgun sequence DNA includes these proteins:
- the FGG gene encoding fibrinogen gamma chain isoform X1 — protein sequence MSWSLHPRNLILYFHALLFLSSTCVAYVATRDNCCILDERFGSYCPTTCGIADFLSTYQIKVDKDLQSLEDILHQVENKTSEVKVLIKAIQLSYNPDESSKPNTIDSATLKSRKMLEEIMKYEALILTHDQSIRFLQEIYNTNNQKIANLKEKVAQLEAQCQEPCKDTVQIHDTTGRDCQDIANKGAKQSGLYFIKPLKANQQFLVYCEIDGSGNGWTVFQKRLDGSVDFKKNWIQYKEGFGHLSPTGTTEFWLGNEKIHLISTQSAIPYALRVELEDWNGRTSTADYAMFKVGPEADKYRLTYAYFAGGDAGDAFDGFDFGDDPSDKFFTSHNGMQFSTWDNDNDKFEGNCAEQDGSGWWMNKCHAGHLNGVYYQGGTYSKASTPSGYDNGIIWATWKTRWYSMKKTTMKIIPFNRLTIGEGQQHHLGGAKKVRPEHPVETEYDSEDDL from the exons ATGAGTTGGTCCTTGCACCCCAGGAATTTAATTCTCTACTTCCatgctcttttatttctctcttcaacATGTGTGGCA taTGTTGCTACCAGAGACAACTGCTGCATCTTAGACGAAAGATTC GGTAGTTATTGTCCAACTACCTGTGGCATTGCAGATTTCCTGTCTACTTATCAAATCAAAGTAGACAAGGATCTACAGTCTTTGGAAGACATCTTACATCAAGTTGAAAACAAAACGTCAGAAGTCAAAGTGCTGATAAAAGCAATCCAACTCAGTTATAATCCTGATGAATCATCAAAACCAA ATACGATAGACTCTGCTACTCTGAAGTCCAGGAAAATGTTAgaagaaattatgaaatatgaAGCATTGATTTTAACACATGACCAAAGTATTCG ATTTTTGCAGGAAATATATAACACAAATAATCAAAAGATTGCTAACCTGAAAGAGAAGGTAGCCCAGCTTGAAGCACAGTGCCAGGAACCTTGCAAAGACACGGTGCAAATCCATGATACCACTGGGAGAG ATTGTCAAGACATTGCCAATAAGGGAGCTAAACAGAGCGGGCTTTACTTTATCAAACCTCTGAAAGCTAACCAGCAATTCTTAGTCTACTGTGAAATTGATGGGTCTGGAAATGGATGGACTGTGTTTCAGAAG AGACTTGATGGCAGTGTGGATTTCAAGAAAAACTGGATTCAATATAAAGAAGGATTTGGACATCTGTCTCCTACTGGCACAACAGAATTTTGGCTGGGAAATGAGAAGATTCATTTGATAAGCACACAGTCTGCCATCCCATATGCATTAAGAGTGGAACTGGAAGACTGGAATGGCAGAACCAG TACTGCAGACTATGCCATGTTCAAGGTGGGACCTGAAGCTGACAAGTACCGCCTAACATATGCCTACTTCGCTGGTGGAGATGCTGGAGATGCCTTTGATGGCTTTGATTTTGGCGATGATCCTAGTGACAAGTTTTTTACATCCCACAATGGCATGCAGTTCAGTACCTGGGACAATGACAATGATAAGTTTGAAGGCAACTGTGCTGAACAGGATGGATCTGGTTGGTGGATGAACAAGTGTCACGCTGGCCATCTCAATGGAGTTTATTACCAAG GTGGCACTTACTCAAAAGCATCTACTCCTAGTGGTTATGATAATGGCATTATTTGGGCCACTTGGAAAACCCGGTGGTATTCCATGAAGAAAACCACTATGAAGATAATCCCATTCAACAGACTCACCATTGGAGAAGGACAGCAACACCACCTGGGGGGAGCCAAAAAGGTCAGACCAGAGCACCCTGTGGAAACAGAATATGACTCTGAGGATGATTTGTAG
- the FGG gene encoding fibrinogen gamma chain isoform X2, which yields MSWSLHPRNLILYFHALLFLSSTCVAYVATRDNCCILDERFGSYCPTTCGIADFLSTYQIKVDKDLQSLEDILHQVENKTSEVKVLIKAIQLSYNPDESSKPNTIDSATLKSRKMLEEIMKYEALILTHDQSIRFLQEIYNTNNQKIANLKEKVAQLEAQCQEPCKDTVQIHDTTGRDCQDIANKGAKQSGLYFIKPLKANQQFLVYCEIDGSGNGWTVFQKRLDGSVDFKKNWIQYKEGFGHLSPTGTTEFWLGNEKIHLISTQSAIPYALRVELEDWNGRTSTADYAMFKVGPEADKYRLTYAYFAGGDAGDAFDGFDFGDDPSDKFFTSHNGMQFSTWDNDNDKFEGNCAEQDGSGWWMNKCHAGHLNGVYYQGGTYSKASTPSGYDNGIIWATWKTRWYSMKKTTMKIIPFNRLTIGEGQQHHLGGAKKAGDV from the exons ATGAGTTGGTCCTTGCACCCCAGGAATTTAATTCTCTACTTCCatgctcttttatttctctcttcaacATGTGTGGCA taTGTTGCTACCAGAGACAACTGCTGCATCTTAGACGAAAGATTC GGTAGTTATTGTCCAACTACCTGTGGCATTGCAGATTTCCTGTCTACTTATCAAATCAAAGTAGACAAGGATCTACAGTCTTTGGAAGACATCTTACATCAAGTTGAAAACAAAACGTCAGAAGTCAAAGTGCTGATAAAAGCAATCCAACTCAGTTATAATCCTGATGAATCATCAAAACCAA ATACGATAGACTCTGCTACTCTGAAGTCCAGGAAAATGTTAgaagaaattatgaaatatgaAGCATTGATTTTAACACATGACCAAAGTATTCG ATTTTTGCAGGAAATATATAACACAAATAATCAAAAGATTGCTAACCTGAAAGAGAAGGTAGCCCAGCTTGAAGCACAGTGCCAGGAACCTTGCAAAGACACGGTGCAAATCCATGATACCACTGGGAGAG ATTGTCAAGACATTGCCAATAAGGGAGCTAAACAGAGCGGGCTTTACTTTATCAAACCTCTGAAAGCTAACCAGCAATTCTTAGTCTACTGTGAAATTGATGGGTCTGGAAATGGATGGACTGTGTTTCAGAAG AGACTTGATGGCAGTGTGGATTTCAAGAAAAACTGGATTCAATATAAAGAAGGATTTGGACATCTGTCTCCTACTGGCACAACAGAATTTTGGCTGGGAAATGAGAAGATTCATTTGATAAGCACACAGTCTGCCATCCCATATGCATTAAGAGTGGAACTGGAAGACTGGAATGGCAGAACCAG TACTGCAGACTATGCCATGTTCAAGGTGGGACCTGAAGCTGACAAGTACCGCCTAACATATGCCTACTTCGCTGGTGGAGATGCTGGAGATGCCTTTGATGGCTTTGATTTTGGCGATGATCCTAGTGACAAGTTTTTTACATCCCACAATGGCATGCAGTTCAGTACCTGGGACAATGACAATGATAAGTTTGAAGGCAACTGTGCTGAACAGGATGGATCTGGTTGGTGGATGAACAAGTGTCACGCTGGCCATCTCAATGGAGTTTATTACCAAG GTGGCACTTACTCAAAAGCATCTACTCCTAGTGGTTATGATAATGGCATTATTTGGGCCACTTGGAAAACCCGGTGGTATTCCATGAAGAAAACCACTATGAAGATAATCCCATTCAACAGACTCACCATTGGAGAAGGACAGCAACACCACCTGGGGGGAGCCAAAAAG GCTGGAGACGTTTAA